One genomic segment of Rhizobium gallicum bv. gallicum R602sp includes these proteins:
- a CDS encoding LysR family transcriptional regulator — protein MKDANWDDLQLFFHVATAGGLSAAASKTGLSAPTIGRRMLALERATGRALFTRGPTGYLLAKDGTALLERVRLMQEAAQSISDWRGEVLTLPIVSTTADSWTSRFIADHLARIWTPKDRFRMCYKTCDAGVDFTYREAHIAIRHSRPENGNIAIRRSVTVAHAAYQAASFDDDNRNWISLGTDIAITPADKWTFEQPDYWITGWTNTPHMLFHLIRGGAGRGVLPCFIGDGEPGLTRAGPIIEPLTYDMWITAHDDERQRPEVRTVIDRLAALFGENRDMFAGRKSGG, from the coding sequence ATGAAAGACGCGAACTGGGACGATCTTCAACTCTTCTTCCACGTTGCGACCGCCGGAGGACTGTCGGCGGCTGCGTCAAAGACCGGCCTCAGCGCGCCGACGATCGGCCGGCGCATGCTGGCGCTCGAGCGCGCTACGGGCCGGGCGCTCTTCACACGTGGGCCAACCGGCTATCTGCTGGCAAAGGACGGCACGGCGCTTCTGGAGCGCGTGCGCCTGATGCAGGAGGCCGCGCAGTCGATCTCCGACTGGCGCGGCGAAGTGCTGACCCTGCCGATCGTTTCGACGACTGCCGACAGCTGGACGTCGCGTTTCATCGCCGACCACTTGGCAAGAATCTGGACGCCGAAAGACCGGTTCCGCATGTGCTACAAGACCTGCGACGCGGGCGTCGATTTCACCTATCGCGAAGCGCATATCGCCATCCGGCACAGCCGTCCGGAAAACGGCAATATCGCGATCCGGCGTTCGGTGACGGTAGCGCACGCCGCCTACCAGGCGGCAAGCTTCGACGATGACAACCGCAACTGGATTTCGCTGGGCACCGACATCGCGATCACACCGGCGGACAAATGGACCTTCGAGCAGCCGGACTATTGGATCACCGGCTGGACGAACACGCCACATATGCTCTTCCACCTGATCCGCGGCGGCGCCGGCCGCGGCGTGCTGCCATGCTTCATAGGCGATGGGGAGCCTGGCCTGACGCGCGCCGGACCGATCATCGAGCCACTCACTTATGACATGTGGATCACGGCGCATGACGACGAGCGCCAGCGTCCGGAGGTACGCACGGTCATCGACAGACTTGCGGCGCTTTTCGGCGAGAACCGGGATATGTTTGCAGGGCGAAAGAGCGGTGGTTAA
- a CDS encoding glyoxalase superfamily protein — translation MTTYLTIDELKAQAKRLRQAMEPRGTAISHSAALELVAQQHGVRDWNTLSALATKPNADPIAALSVGSHVRGRYLNQPFTGKVLALAETGGGLHKITIHFDEPVDVVTFESFSAFRQRINAQIDTNGVSPRKTSNGQPHLVLDI, via the coding sequence ATGACGACCTATCTTACCATCGATGAATTGAAGGCGCAGGCAAAGCGGCTCCGCCAGGCGATGGAACCGCGCGGTACTGCGATTTCGCACAGTGCCGCGCTCGAACTCGTTGCCCAGCAACACGGCGTGCGCGATTGGAATACGCTTTCGGCTCTCGCAACAAAGCCGAACGCCGATCCCATCGCCGCGCTCTCCGTGGGCTCGCACGTGCGCGGCCGCTACCTGAACCAGCCATTTACCGGCAAGGTTCTGGCTCTCGCAGAGACCGGCGGTGGGCTTCACAAGATCACCATCCATTTCGATGAACCGGTGGATGTCGTGACCTTCGAGAGTTTCTCGGCGTTCCGGCAGCGCATCAACGCGCAGATTGACACGAACGGCGTCTCGCCGCGGAAGACATCGAACGGCCAGCCGCATCTGGTACTCGATATCTAG
- a CDS encoding helix-turn-helix transcriptional regulator — translation MPQISTALLLKTKIVTIRDIVCSGECRHKSGEEYAHRTSLVYPYRGVFMRHVGCNDAVAEANQMLFFNAGQGYRISHPVEGGDACIDLAIDESVLAELAPKEQVQAGELLSFRRQRRRIDPRAQALVALLRHGLHRKAAEPLEAETLALTLVRRSLGERTSHAAGASAGRQKLVDRAKLVLSSDLARRWTLAEISNEVGVSPVYLTQVFQQVEATPLYRYQLRLRLARALDLLGIYEDLTALGLDLGFSSHSHFSASFKQAFGQTPAEFQRLARLR, via the coding sequence ATGCCGCAGATATCAACCGCCCTGCTCTTGAAGACGAAGATCGTGACGATCCGTGACATCGTCTGCAGTGGGGAGTGCCGTCACAAGAGCGGCGAGGAATACGCCCACAGGACAAGCCTCGTCTATCCCTATCGCGGCGTCTTCATGCGCCATGTCGGCTGCAACGATGCGGTGGCCGAAGCCAACCAGATGCTGTTCTTCAATGCCGGCCAGGGTTACCGGATCAGTCATCCGGTCGAAGGCGGCGATGCCTGCATCGATCTGGCGATCGACGAATCCGTTCTTGCAGAGCTTGCGCCGAAGGAGCAGGTGCAGGCAGGCGAACTCCTCTCCTTCCGCCGCCAGCGCCGCCGGATCGATCCGCGCGCGCAGGCCCTGGTTGCGCTGTTGCGCCATGGCCTGCACCGGAAAGCAGCCGAGCCGCTTGAGGCCGAGACACTGGCGTTGACACTCGTGCGCCGCTCGCTAGGCGAGCGCACCTCGCATGCAGCGGGCGCCAGCGCCGGACGGCAGAAGCTCGTCGACCGGGCAAAGCTTGTGCTCTCTTCAGATCTCGCGCGCCGCTGGACCCTGGCCGAGATCTCCAACGAAGTCGGCGTCTCGCCCGTCTACCTCACCCAGGTTTTCCAGCAGGTGGAAGCGACGCCGCTCTATCGCTATCAACTGCGGCTGCGCCTTGCCCGCGCCCTTGATCTTCTTGGAATATACGAGGATCTGACCGCGCTCGGCCTCGATCTGGGCTTCTCGAGCCACAGCCACTTCAGTGCCTCCTTCAAGCAGGCCTTCGGCCAGACGCCCGCCGAATTTCAGCGCCTGGCGCGACTGAGGTGA
- a CDS encoding DUF1127 domain-containing protein: protein MRGPSFIPSRQFRSSPETRPWLLAILIAAERWMAERRNRNALLELSDDQLKDIGLSRGQTESDVHVYSRY, encoded by the coding sequence ATGCGCGGCCCAAGCTTTATCCCGTCGAGGCAGTTCCGTTCCTCGCCTGAGACGCGGCCATGGCTGCTTGCAATCCTCATCGCGGCAGAGCGCTGGATGGCCGAACGGCGCAACCGCAACGCCCTGCTCGAGCTTTCAGACGACCAGCTCAAGGATATCGGTCTTTCGCGCGGCCAGACCGAAAGCGACGTCCATGTCTATTCACGCTATTGA
- the iolB gene encoding 5-deoxy-glucuronate isomerase, producing the protein MPNLKVKPNGTNGRVTHVTPENAGWTYVGFDLHRLKPGETAAGETGDREVCLVWVSGKGKAKAGTKDFGTLGERMSPFEGSPHALYIPMESTWSVTAETDLELAVCSAPGGGTYEAKAIPPGTHPALARGKGTNVRYVNNIMPEDDSSAHSLLVVEVITPGGHTSSYPPHKHDQDDLPNESFLEETYYHRLNPPQGFGFQRVYTDDRSLDEVMVLEDGDVTLVPKGYHPCAACHGYDLYYLNVMAGPKRIWKFHNAREHEWLLKA; encoded by the coding sequence ATGCCCAATCTCAAGGTCAAGCCGAACGGCACGAACGGCCGCGTCACCCATGTCACGCCGGAGAATGCCGGCTGGACCTATGTGGGCTTCGACCTCCACCGGCTGAAGCCGGGCGAAACTGCAGCCGGCGAGACCGGCGACCGCGAGGTCTGCCTCGTCTGGGTGAGCGGCAAGGGCAAGGCGAAGGCCGGTACCAAGGATTTCGGTACGCTCGGCGAGCGCATGAGCCCCTTTGAGGGTAGCCCGCATGCGCTTTATATCCCGATGGAATCGACCTGGTCGGTGACGGCCGAGACCGATCTGGAACTCGCCGTCTGCTCGGCACCGGGTGGCGGCACCTACGAGGCGAAGGCCATCCCGCCGGGCACGCATCCGGCACTCGCGCGCGGCAAGGGCACGAATGTCCGCTACGTCAACAACATCATGCCGGAGGACGACAGCTCGGCGCATTCGTTGCTGGTCGTCGAAGTCATCACGCCGGGCGGCCATACGTCTTCCTATCCGCCGCACAAGCACGACCAGGACGACCTGCCGAACGAAAGCTTCCTCGAAGAGACCTATTACCACCGCCTGAACCCGCCCCAGGGCTTCGGCTTCCAGCGCGTCTACACCGACGACCGCTCGCTGGACGAGGTGATGGTGCTGGAAGACGGCGATGTGACGCTGGTACCGAAGGGCTACCACCCCTGTGCTGCCTGCCACGGCTACGACCTTTACTATCTCAACGTGATGGCCGGTCCGAAGCGCATCTGGAAGTTCCACAATGCGCGCGAGCACGAATGGCTGCTAAAGGCGTAG
- the iolE gene encoding myo-inosose-2 dehydratase — MIRYGTNPIAWSNDDDRTIGAHLTLEDCLSDCEKIGFDGIEKGHKMPSDGHELKKVLAAHKLVFVSGWHSLNLLDHSVEDEKQAIQPHLDMLKANDCKVCIVCETSNAIHGNDSKALADKPALADDQWKKFGADIEAIAQYCADQGIDLVYHHHMGTVVQTGAEIDKLMENTGPATKLLLDTGHAWFGGSDPVDVAKKYMHRVRHIHAKNVRPTIRNQVEGDKLSFLEGVRRGVFTVPGDKEGGVDFLPVLRVAADHGYEGWLVIEAEQDPLKRNPFEYQSMGLKALKGLAKEAGLDKG; from the coding sequence ATGATCCGCTACGGGACCAACCCCATCGCCTGGAGCAATGACGACGACCGCACGATCGGCGCGCATTTGACGCTCGAGGACTGCCTCAGCGATTGCGAGAAGATCGGCTTCGACGGCATCGAGAAGGGCCACAAGATGCCGTCCGACGGCCACGAACTGAAGAAAGTGCTCGCCGCGCACAAGCTCGTCTTCGTATCCGGTTGGCACTCGCTGAACCTGCTCGACCACAGTGTCGAGGACGAGAAACAAGCGATCCAGCCGCATCTCGACATGCTCAAGGCCAATGATTGCAAGGTGTGCATCGTCTGCGAAACGTCGAACGCCATCCACGGCAACGACAGCAAGGCTCTCGCCGACAAGCCGGCTCTCGCCGACGATCAGTGGAAGAAGTTCGGCGCCGATATCGAGGCGATCGCGCAATATTGCGCCGATCAGGGGATCGATCTCGTCTATCATCACCATATGGGCACGGTCGTGCAGACAGGCGCCGAGATCGACAAGCTGATGGAGAATACCGGCCCGGCAACGAAGCTGCTGCTCGACACGGGACATGCCTGGTTCGGCGGCAGCGATCCCGTGGACGTCGCGAAGAAGTACATGCACCGCGTCCGCCATATCCACGCGAAGAACGTCCGCCCAACCATCCGCAATCAGGTCGAGGGTGACAAGCTCTCCTTCCTCGAAGGTGTGCGTCGCGGCGTCTTTACGGTCCCCGGCGACAAGGAGGGCGGCGTCGATTTCCTGCCGGTCCTTAGGGTCGCCGCCGACCACGGTTACGAGGGCTGGCTGGTTATCGAAGCCGAGCAGGACCCGCTCAAGCGCAATCCGTTCGAGTATCAGTCGATGGGGCTGAAGGCGCTGAAGGGTCTTGCGAAGGAAGCTGGATTGGACAAGGGCTGA
- the iolD gene encoding 3D-(3,5/4)-trihydroxycyclohexane-1,2-dione acylhydrolase (decyclizing), which translates to MGKTIRLTMAQAVAHFLKKQMTVVDGKKVPIFGGVWAIFGHGNVAGIGEALYQVRGELPTYRAHNEQGMAHAAIAYAKASFRQRFMACTTSIGPGALNMVTAAGVAHVNRIPVLLLPGDVFANRAPDPVLQQIEDWGDGTVSANDAFRAVSRYFDRITRPEQIITALKRAMQVLTDPLDCGPVTLSLCQDVQAEAFDYPENLFEEKVWTIRRPQPDADELASAITLIKSAQKPVIISGGGVLYSQATQELEAFVEAHGIPVVVSQAGKSSIDERHPLALGSVGVTGTSAANAIAEETDLIIAVGTRCQDFTTGSWALFKNDKLKILGLNIAAYDAYKHDGQPLIADAREGLKALSKGLGGWKAPAALTERATKEKNVWTDAANKAMASTNAALPSDAQVIGAVTRSIELDKAIGLCAAGGLPGEMHKLWPATAPGSYHMEYGFSCMGYEVAGGLGAKMANPDKEVFVLVGDGSYMMLNSELATSVMMGIKVNVVLLDNRGYGCINRLQMETGGANFNNLLKDSYHQVMPEIDFRAHAESMGAIAVKVSSIAELERAIADSKKNDRTSVFVIDTDPLITTEAGGHWWDVAVPEVSPREQVNKARKSYVEARKHQR; encoded by the coding sequence ATGGGCAAGACGATCCGATTGACGATGGCGCAGGCGGTTGCGCATTTCCTGAAGAAGCAGATGACTGTCGTCGACGGCAAGAAGGTGCCGATCTTCGGCGGCGTCTGGGCGATCTTCGGCCACGGCAATGTCGCCGGCATCGGCGAAGCGCTCTATCAGGTGCGCGGCGAACTGCCGACCTATCGCGCACATAACGAACAGGGCATGGCGCATGCGGCGATCGCCTATGCAAAGGCAAGCTTCCGCCAGCGGTTCATGGCCTGCACGACCTCGATCGGCCCGGGCGCATTGAATATGGTGACGGCAGCCGGCGTCGCACATGTCAACCGCATCCCGGTGCTCCTCCTGCCCGGCGATGTCTTTGCCAACCGCGCGCCCGATCCGGTGCTGCAGCAGATCGAGGACTGGGGCGACGGCACGGTTTCGGCCAACGACGCCTTTCGCGCGGTCTCGCGCTACTTCGACCGCATTACCCGCCCCGAGCAGATCATCACCGCGCTGAAGCGCGCCATGCAGGTCTTGACCGATCCGCTGGACTGCGGCCCGGTGACGCTTTCCCTCTGCCAGGACGTCCAGGCGGAAGCCTTCGACTATCCGGAGAACCTCTTCGAAGAAAAGGTCTGGACGATACGCCGTCCGCAGCCGGACGCCGATGAACTGGCCTCGGCGATCACGCTGATCAAATCCGCCCAAAAGCCGGTGATCATCTCCGGCGGCGGCGTGCTCTATTCACAGGCGACGCAGGAACTTGAAGCCTTCGTCGAGGCTCACGGCATTCCCGTCGTCGTCAGCCAGGCCGGCAAATCCTCGATCGACGAGCGCCACCCCCTGGCGCTCGGCTCCGTCGGCGTCACCGGCACTTCGGCTGCCAACGCCATTGCCGAGGAAACCGATCTCATCATCGCCGTCGGCACCCGCTGCCAGGACTTCACGACCGGCTCCTGGGCGCTGTTCAAGAACGACAAGCTGAAGATCCTCGGCCTCAACATCGCCGCCTACGATGCCTACAAGCATGACGGTCAGCCGCTGATCGCCGACGCCCGCGAAGGCCTGAAGGCGCTGTCGAAAGGGCTTGGTGGCTGGAAGGCACCGGCGGCACTCACCGAAAGGGCGACGAAGGAAAAGAATGTCTGGACGGATGCTGCCAACAAGGCGATGGCTTCCACCAATGCCGCCCTGCCATCTGATGCGCAGGTGATCGGCGCGGTGACGCGCTCGATCGAACTGGATAAGGCGATCGGCCTTTGCGCCGCAGGCGGCCTGCCGGGCGAGATGCACAAGCTGTGGCCAGCAACAGCCCCCGGCAGCTACCACATGGAATACGGCTTCTCCTGCATGGGTTACGAGGTCGCCGGCGGCCTCGGCGCCAAGATGGCCAACCCCGATAAGGAGGTTTTCGTTCTCGTCGGTGACGGCTCCTATATGATGCTGAACTCCGAGCTCGCAACCTCGGTGATGATGGGCATCAAGGTGAACGTCGTCCTGCTCGACAACCGCGGCTACGGCTGCATCAACCGCCTGCAGATGGAAACGGGCGGTGCGAACTTCAACAACCTGCTGAAGGACTCCTACCACCAGGTGATGCCGGAAATCGACTTCCGGGCGCATGCCGAGAGCATGGGCGCCATCGCGGTCAAGGTTTCTTCGATTGCCGAACTGGAGAGGGCGATTGCCGATTCGAAGAAGAACGACCGTACCTCGGTCTTCGTCATCGATACCGACCCGCTGATCACGACAGAAGCCGGCGGTCACTGGTGGGATGTCGCCGTTCCTGAGGTCAGCCCGCGCGAACAGGTCAACAAGGCGCGCAAGAGCTATGTCGAAGCGCGCAAGCATCAACGCTAA
- a CDS encoding bifunctional 5-dehydro-2-deoxygluconokinase/5-dehydro-2-deoxyphosphogluconate aldolase — protein sequence MAQSNPDLQPEPSLDVITIGRSSVDLYGQQIGSRLEDIGSFAKSVGGCPANIAIGTARLGLKSGLITRVGNEQMGRFIIEQSAREGVETKGIRTDNERLTALVLLAVEAEGVSPMIFYRSDCADMALDEGDIDEDFIQSSRAVLVSGTHFSRPNTEAAQRKAIRIAKANGRKVIFDIDYRPNLWGLAGHAEGFERYVKSDRVSSKMKETLPDCDLIVGTEEEILIASGADDVLGALKEIRRLSPATIVLKRGAMGCIVYDGPIADDLEAGIIGQGFPIEVFNVLGAGDAFMSGFLRGWLKDEPLKTCATWANACGAFAVSRLLCSPEYPTWAELDFFLKNGSEHRALRKDEAINHIHWASTRKGDIPLLMALAIDHRSQLTSVCDELGVDYKKIVAFKRLAVEAAARVAGGRVGYGMLIDERFGRDAFFDAASRNFSWIGRPVELPGSKPLRFEFSQDIGSQLVEWPLNHCIKCLCFYHPDDPTDLKKKQQEKLRTLFEAARKVGRELLVEIIASKNGPLTNDTISTAMEELYALGIKPDWWKLEPQASTAAWRKIDAVIARNDPWCRGIVLLGLEAPAEELVKGFEATLAAPSVKGFAVGRTIFADAARAWLSGNMNDEEAIADMAGRFRRLTEAWLKTRGLH from the coding sequence ATGGCACAATCGAATCCGGATCTGCAGCCCGAGCCATCTCTTGATGTAATCACCATCGGCCGCTCTTCCGTCGATCTCTATGGCCAGCAGATCGGTTCGCGGCTGGAGGACATCGGCTCGTTCGCCAAATCCGTCGGCGGCTGCCCGGCCAATATCGCTATCGGCACGGCGCGCCTCGGCCTCAAGTCCGGCCTGATCACCCGCGTCGGCAACGAACAGATGGGCCGCTTCATCATCGAGCAGTCGGCGCGCGAAGGTGTGGAAACTAAGGGTATCCGGACAGACAACGAACGGCTGACGGCGCTCGTGCTGCTTGCGGTGGAGGCAGAAGGCGTTTCGCCGATGATCTTCTATCGCTCGGACTGCGCCGACATGGCGCTCGACGAAGGCGATATCGACGAGGACTTCATCCAGTCGTCACGCGCCGTTCTCGTGTCCGGCACACATTTCTCGCGACCGAACACCGAGGCTGCGCAGCGAAAGGCGATCCGGATCGCCAAAGCGAATGGCCGCAAGGTGATCTTCGACATAGACTACCGTCCAAATCTCTGGGGGCTTGCCGGCCATGCCGAAGGCTTCGAGCGCTATGTGAAGTCCGACCGCGTCTCTTCGAAGATGAAGGAGACGCTGCCGGATTGCGACCTCATCGTCGGCACCGAGGAGGAAATCCTGATCGCCTCCGGCGCGGATGACGTGCTCGGCGCACTCAAGGAAATCCGCCGCCTCTCGCCGGCAACGATCGTGCTGAAGCGCGGCGCGATGGGCTGCATCGTCTACGACGGACCGATTGCCGACGATCTGGAAGCAGGCATCATCGGCCAGGGCTTCCCGATCGAGGTCTTCAACGTGCTCGGCGCCGGCGACGCCTTCATGTCCGGCTTCCTGCGCGGCTGGCTGAAGGACGAGCCGCTGAAGACCTGCGCCACCTGGGCCAATGCATGCGGCGCCTTTGCCGTCTCCCGCCTGCTCTGCTCGCCGGAATATCCGACCTGGGCGGAGCTCGATTTCTTCCTGAAGAACGGCAGCGAGCACCGCGCGCTACGCAAGGACGAGGCGATCAACCACATTCACTGGGCGTCGACGCGCAAGGGCGATATTCCGCTTTTGATGGCGCTCGCCATCGACCATCGGTCACAACTCACCAGCGTTTGCGACGAACTGGGCGTCGACTACAAGAAGATCGTCGCCTTCAAGCGGCTGGCCGTCGAAGCGGCCGCGCGCGTTGCCGGCGGCCGTGTCGGCTACGGCATGCTGATTGACGAGCGGTTCGGCCGTGACGCCTTCTTCGATGCGGCGAGCAGGAATTTCTCTTGGATCGGACGGCCGGTCGAACTGCCGGGTTCGAAGCCACTGCGCTTCGAGTTCAGCCAGGATATCGGCTCGCAGCTTGTCGAATGGCCGCTCAACCACTGCATCAAGTGCCTGTGCTTCTATCATCCAGATGATCCGACCGATCTAAAGAAAAAGCAGCAGGAGAAGCTGCGCACACTCTTCGAGGCCGCGCGCAAGGTCGGCCGCGAACTGCTGGTGGAAATCATCGCCAGCAAGAACGGCCCGCTGACAAACGACACGATCTCGACGGCGATGGAAGAGCTTTACGCGCTCGGTATCAAGCCGGACTGGTGGAAGCTGGAGCCGCAGGCCTCGACGGCTGCCTGGAGGAAGATCGACGCCGTGATCGCAAGGAACGATCCCTGGTGCCGCGGTATCGTGCTGCTCGGGCTGGAGGCGCCGGCCGAAGAGCTCGTGAAGGGTTTCGAGGCAACGCTTGCCGCCCCTTCGGTAAAAGGCTTTGCCGTTGGCCGCACCATTTTTGCCGATGCGGCGCGCGCCTGGCTCTCCGGCAACATGAATGACGAGGAAGCAATCGCCGACATGGCCGGACGCTTCCGCCGACTGACCGAGGCCTGGTTGAAAACCCGCGGCCTGCATTAA
- a CDS encoding MurR/RpiR family transcriptional regulator, whose amino-acid sequence MDNDTKRVVRVPRDFESLRSTIIERKASMPKRLAQVAAFALGNPDEIAFGTTASIAAASDVQPSTLVRLARHLGYEGFSDLQSIFRERLRDRTLSYEERLATLEQSEGDEDANLLSGFIAAATQSINRMAATVETETFTRAVDILAAADTIYLIAKRRSYPLTAHMTYALSKLGIRHQIVASPNGVDLEMVQFATPKDAAIAASFSPYAADSLSQAEGLADRGVPVVAITDSAFSPLAARAACWFEVAEADFAGFRSLSASMALVMALPVAIAERRRKLHHPKTAKEKME is encoded by the coding sequence ATGGATAACGACACCAAGAGAGTTGTACGCGTGCCCCGCGATTTCGAAAGCCTGCGCAGCACGATCATCGAGCGCAAGGCAAGCATGCCGAAGCGGTTGGCCCAGGTCGCCGCCTTTGCGCTCGGCAATCCGGACGAGATTGCCTTCGGCACGACGGCGAGCATTGCGGCAGCTTCGGACGTCCAGCCGTCGACGCTGGTGCGGCTCGCCCGTCACCTCGGCTATGAGGGCTTCTCCGATCTCCAGAGTATTTTCCGCGAGCGGCTGCGCGACCGGACACTGAGCTACGAGGAGCGCCTTGCCACGCTGGAGCAATCCGAAGGTGACGAAGATGCCAATCTGCTTTCAGGGTTCATCGCCGCGGCCACCCAATCCATCAACCGCATGGCGGCGACCGTCGAGACGGAGACCTTCACCAGGGCCGTCGATATCCTGGCGGCGGCGGACACCATATATCTTATAGCGAAACGCCGCTCCTATCCGCTCACGGCGCATATGACATATGCCCTTTCGAAACTTGGCATCCGCCACCAGATCGTCGCTTCGCCGAATGGGGTCGATCTGGAGATGGTGCAGTTCGCAACGCCAAAGGATGCGGCGATCGCCGCCAGCTTCTCGCCCTACGCTGCCGACAGCCTCAGCCAGGCCGAAGGGTTGGCCGATCGCGGCGTGCCGGTCGTCGCGATCACCGATTCGGCTTTCTCACCGCTTGCGGCCCGTGCCGCCTGCTGGTTCGAGGTTGCCGAAGCCGACTTTGCCGGCTTCCGCTCGCTTTCCGCCTCCATGGCGCTGGTGATGGCGCTGCCGGTGGCGATCGCCGAGCGTCGGCGCAAACTGCACCATCCCAAGACCGCAAAAGAGAAAATGGAATAA